In Hymenobacter volaticus, the genomic window GATGATCTGTTGGACCGCGTCGGCCACATCGACGAGGACCTAGACAGCGTGCGCGACCTGAACCTGCTCGTGGACCGTGACGAAGAAGGCTACCTACTTCAAATCTTCACCAAACCCGTAGAGGACCGGCCCACTGTGTTCTTCGAAATCATTCAGCGCAAAGGTGCCAAGAGCTTTGGCAAAGGCAATTTCAAAGCGCTGTTCGAAGCCATTGAGCGGGAGCAAGGTTTGCGTGGCAACTTGTAAGCAACTCATGTAGCATACTAATGGTGTAGTGACCATAACTTAAAAAGCGACCGGCACTGTTGGAAAAGGAGTTTTTCAACAGTGCCGGTCGCTTCTTTGCGTCAGATGCGCACCAACAACCTGTATAGTTTTGCGCTTTTACTATACGCCATCACCTTGTAAACAATGGATGAATAATGCATTTGGCTTGACGGCTGAAATATAAATTTGAAGCAAAGTTTATCTTTTATTAAGGCGCACTTGTGACGCAACGTCTAGCTTACTAGTGTTTAGACCTTTGACAGTCAGCTTTGTGGCAGGTATTATTTTCAGAAAAACAATGATCCAATAAAGGCAAGTAGGCTGTTATGCTTGAAGGGGCTTACCTATTTTTTCATGCAAACCTCTTTTCTTTACTGCCGTACCATTGCCTCTCCCTCAACTCAGCTTATCCTCTATGGCTCTGACCTCCGCAGTTCTACAAAAAATAGATACTTGGCTCAACGGTAATTACGACACCGCTACCAAAGACGAAATTCGTCAGCTACAGTCCCAAAATCAGGAAGACTTCTTGTCTGATGCCTTTTACCGCGACTTGGAGTTCGGTACGGGCGGACTGCGCGGCGTGATGGGTGCCGGCTCCAACCGCATGAACCGCTACACGCTAGGCATGGCTACTCAGGGTCTGTGCAACTATTTGCTACAGCAGTTCGCCGGCCAGGAAATCAAGGTGGCCGTAGCTCACGATTCGCGTAATAACAGCAAGGAATTCGCGCGCATTGCAGCCGATATTTTCTCGGCCAATGGCATTACGGTTTATCTATTTGAGGCTTTGCGCCCCACGCCAGAACTGTCGTTTACTATTCGGGAACTTGGCTGCCAGAGCGGTTGCGTCGTTACGGCATCACACAACCCCAAGGAGTACAACGGCTTCAAAGTATACTGGAATGATGGCGCTCAAGTGGTAGCGCCCCATGACAAAAACATTATCCGGGAAGTGGAGGCCATCCACTCCGTAGATGAAGTGAAGTTCCAAGCCGACGAGTCGAAAGTGCACCTCATTGGGGCCGATATCGACGCCAAGTACTTGGCTAAGGTTAAAGAGCTAAGCATCAATCCGGCAGCTATCCAGCGCCAGCACGATCTTAAAATTGTGTACACGCCCATCCACGGAACGGGCATTACGCTGGTACCGCAGGCATTGGCTCAGTTGGGCTTTACCAACGTACACATTGTAGAACAGCAAGCCACACCAGACGGCAATTTCCCAACGGTTCTTTCGCCTAACCCCGAGGAGAAAGTAGCCATGCAAATGGCCCTCGACCAAGCCAAGGAGTTGGATGCCGACATCATCTTGGCCACCGACCCTGATGCTGACCGGGTGGGTATGGCCGTGAAAAACACGGCTGGCGAATGGGTGCTCGTAAACGGCAACCAAACCGCTGCCTTACTGACCTATTATCTGCTCTCGGCCCGCAAGCAAGCCGGCAAGATGACCGACAAAGACTTCATCGTCTACACCATCGTAACCAGTGAAGTGCTCGGCGACATTGCCAATTCGTACGGCGTAAAGTCCTACCAAACCCTGACAGGCTTTAAATACATTGCGGGCCTGATTCGCGAGTTGGAAGGCAAAGAAACCTATATCGGTGGTGGCGAGGAAAGCTATGGCTTCATGATCGGGGATTTCGTGCGCGATAAGGATGCTATATCCGCTTGTGCTATGGTAGCCGAAATGGCGGCCGTAGCCAAGGACAATGGTCGCACCCTCTACGAGGAAATGACCCAGATGTACGCCACCTATGGCTTGTACCGCGAAAACCTGATTTCGCTCACTAAGAAAGGCCAGCGCGGTGCCGAAGAAATTCAGGAGATGATGCGTGACCTGCGGGCCAATCCACCGGCCACTATTGCCGGCTCAGAAGTAGTGGAGCTGCGCGACTACCAAACTGGCCAAATTCGAGACCTGCGTACTGGCCAAGAGAAGCCTACGGGCCTCGAAGCCAGCAATGTGCTGCAATTCATCACCGCCGACGGCAGCAAAATCTCGGCCCGTCCGTCCGGTACCGAGCCAAAAATCAAGTTCTACTTCAGCATGAAGGCACCGTTGTCTGCCGCCGCCGATTTCGAGAAGGTGGAGCAGCAACTCAACGAACGAATCACGGCCATTATCGAGGATCTGCAGCTGAAATAAGCTTTACGTGTATGAATAGCTTATCTCAATGAGCTTTCACATGGTAAGTTTCTCATCCTAAGCGCATAGAAAAGCTCCAACTGCTAACGTGGTTGGGGCTTTTCTGTACTTAAAAAGATCAAGTCGTGCGCATTGCTTTCTTTGAGCCAATTGTGTCCTGATTTATTTATTGTTTATTAACTGCTGGATTGGTGTAGGGCCCCTAGTCTAGTAGAAGGTACAGACCAAGAAAGTGCAGTTGATTTGTGTGTACTAAGCGTACGCAGAAGGGTCCAATAGTTAATTTCCAGTTGCTGAACCCTGTTTTGCTGCTTGCATTTACTGGTTAACGCTTCTAGATTTGGTTTAGGTTATTATTGTATAACGGCTGTCTGCTGCGCTTACGCTTAGGTGCGCTCCGCTCCTGCTACCAACAGATCCAGTCATTCCTACTCAGCTGTGCTTAGGCTCGAAATGCGCTAAGTCTTGCCTAGCTGAAATCCGAACGAAGTGAGTTGAACAGAATCAACCCTTTTGCTTCGCGCTGCTTGTAGTTTCCCTCCTCCATCTTTCTATTATGAGTAAGCTGATAGTTTCCGGCGTGAACGTACGGCAGGTTTTGAGCATGCTGTTGCTTTTGTGTTGCAGTTGGAACCCAATGGTTTCTGGTGTGGCGGCCCAATCACTGAGCATGCTACGCGCCGATGGCCCAACCATTTTGGACGCTAACAACCGCCCAGTAGTATTGCGTGGAATAAACGTTGGCGGTTGGCTTCTGCAAGAAAGCTACATCCTTGAAACCGACTCGCTTAACTCGCAATGGCGCATACAACAAGCTATGCTGCGCACCATGCCAGAAGCGGCCGTAGAGGACTTTTACCGCCAGTACCGAGCTAACTATATCACGAAGGCAGACATTGATTTCATTGCCAAGCAAGGCTTCAACTGCGTGCGCCTACCGTTTCATTACGACTTATTCTTGACAGCTCAGCAGCGCCGAGCCCGCACCAAGGCCTTGCAAAACCCTAAGAACGTGGAAGGCTACGTGCAAGCTCTTAGCACGTGGTACGACCAAAATCAGCTATTCACTGACCCGAAAGCCCTCGACGGTTTCCGCATCATCGATGATGTACTGAATTGGTGCGCAGCCAACAAGCTCTACGTCATCTTGGATTTACACGCCGCGCCTGGAGGTCAAGGTGCCGACCGCAACATCAGCGACTGTCTGGTACCACTAGACCTTTGGAAGCGCCGCGACGCTAAAGGTCGCCTGATTTATCAGGACCTGACCGTGCGTCTGTGGGAGAAACTATCGGCCCGCTACAAAGCCGATGCGCGCGTGGCCATGTACGACCTCATTAATGAGCCCAATGGCATGACCACTGCCAACGGCCTCACTGGCAACAATTCAGAGCTGAACGTGCTCTATAGCCGACTCATAGATGCCGTACGAAAACAAGGTGACCAGCACCTGTTAATGCTGGAAGGCAACGGATACGGCAACGAGTACACCAACCTTTCGCCCGACAAGCTACAGAGCAAAGACAAACGTAACCTGGTGTACAATGCGCATCGCTACTGGTGCCCAAACGACTCGCAAACCGGCGACCCAAATCCACTACAGATCAATCTTATTCATAACCTAGTTGCCTTCCGCGACCAATGGAAAGTGCCCGTGTGGGTGGGCGAAACGGGCGAAAATTCCAACGAATGGTTTTCGGCGGCCGTGCAGGAACTGAATGCCCGTAACATTGGGTGGTGCCACTGGACCCTAAAACGCGTAGCGGGCCCGACTAGCTTATTGCGCGTGCCCGCTTACGGCAGCATACTCACGGCAGAGGGCCGCACGGCCTTGCTGCGCAACAGTTTATTTAGCAACTGTACCATTAATAAAGATGTCATAGCAGCCCTCACGCAGCCGACTGTGGCGCAACCGTTCACTACGCATACGCTACCCGGCACCATTCAGGCTGCGGATTATGACTTGGGCCGCAACGGCACTGCGTACTTCGATGAATATGCGGCCCGCACCGATTTCACCAAGCATACTCCACACAACCAAGGTCGCGCCTACCGCAACGACGGGGTAGATATCGAAGCAATTACGGATGCGGCTTCCAATGGCTTTGCCGTGGGCCATACCACTGCTGGCGAATGGCTTAACTACACCGTAACTATTCCTAAAGCAGGCACTTTTGCTGTACAAGCACGTCTCGTAAATACGACAAAGGAACCGACAAAACTTTCTTTAAAGCTAGATAGTAAGGAAGTTGTAACGACCATTACCGCGGCTTCAAGCGACACGTGGCAAACTGTGTCGGGTGGAACGGTGACTTTACCCGCCGGAAAGCACATCCTGCAACTGTATGTGGAGCAGCCGGGAGCCGTAATCAGTTGGCTTCAGTTTACGGTGCCGGGCAAAGCCGCCCAAGGAGGCCAATAGTATTTACTAGTGCGGGACTTTCTTTATCTTAGAATTCCCATGCCCTGCCCTATCAATTCCCCCAAACTTTGCAGCCTGACTTATGTCTGGCGCTGGCTGTGGCTTTCGGCCATAGTTCTTCTTCCTGCCACCTCTAGCATTGGTGCGCCCTTCCTTGGTCCCGAGCAGCCTCTGCAAGTAGAGGCCACCCGCGCTGAGCTCTTCATTGAGCCTTATAACTATAGTGTATTAGAAGATTCCACTGGGCGTCTAACACTGCACGATGTCCAGTTGGCCAAGCATGCAACGCGCTTCGTCCTTGGGTCCCGCACTGCTACCAATATGGAGCATCCGGGTTCAACCTATTGGCTGCGCCTTAATGTATTAGCTATCGGCCCGCAGCCGCAGCACTGGTACCTGGAACTGTTCGACTCTCACCTCAACAACATCATTTTCTACCCCGATGCTAGCAGTGAGCGGGGTGAGGTGCATACCGGCGCCGATTGGCCGTTCACGTCGAGACCGTATAGCTACAAAAACTACTTGATGCGTCTGCCGCTCAGCTCAAACCAAGTGCAGACGTACTACTTACGGCTTCAGTCTGGTAGTAAGACTAGTTTTTTGTCCCGATTACGCACCGAGCAGGGTATTACCGAGCACTTCCAGACCGAATATGGGTTGTTGGGTGGCTTCTATGGCATCCTGCTGATTATGGTGGTGTACAACTTCTGCCTGTTCTTTTTCACTGGCGAGCAAACGTATTTGCGCTACGTGGGATACGTGCTGAGTTGCAGCCTCGTGTTTTTGTCAGAAGACGGATTAGGATTTCAGTATTTGTGGCCTAAGTATCCGTGGCTCAACAAAGTGGTGGAGGTAGGTTCGCCGCCACTGCTGCTGCTGACATTCGGCTATTATGCGCGCCAGTTTTTGGACACGGCGCAGCGCCTGCCGCAGTATGACCGTTGGTTGCGGACTGTAATTTTGCTTACCGTAGTGGTATTGATGCTTGATGCTCTGTGGTGGAAATCAGACATAGGTATTTGGTTATACACATTGCCGTACGGTATGCTGTTTTACGCGGCCCTGCGAGTATGGCAACGTGGGTTCCAGCCGGCACGCTTCATTCTGCTTTCTCACTCCTTAGTAGCCGTTAGCGTGCTATTTCTGCTATTGCGGAAGCTCGGAATCAATACGTTCACAAATACCTACACGGTGTATAGCATGAATGCGGCCTTCGTGCTGGAAGTGGTGGTACTTTCCTATGCGTTAGGCAGCAAAATCAAAACGATTCAGGAATCAACGTTGCGGGCGCAACACCGTTTGGTGAAGCAGTTGCGCAAAAAACAACACGTGCAGGAACAACTTGTCGAACAGCTTCGCCAGAACGAGGAGTTGAAAGATCAGTTGAACTCCGAGTTGGAAAAATTGGTGGCGCAGCGCACGCAGGAGCTGCAGCAGCAAGGCGAAACTATTGCGGCCCAAAATCGGGAACTGTTGCAAGCCAATGGGCTGCTAGCACTGCAGTCAGCGGCCATCGAAAAGCTGAATACTGATTTGCAGTTGGATTTGCAAAAGGCCCAAACAGCCAGGGTACTTTCGCAGGAAGTGGACTTCGGCGAGTTCAGTCAGATCTACCCCGACAAGGATGCCTGCTTGACCTACCTTGCTGACTTGAAATGGGCGCACGGCTACCACTGCCGCAAGTGTGGCCACGACAACTACTGCGAAGGACGAGAGCCTCATTCGCGCCGTTGTACCCGCTGCCGTTACGTGGAATCGGCTACTGCTTACACACTGTTGCAGAAGTGTAAGTTCTCTATCGTCAAGGCATTTTATGCGGTGTTTTTGTTGCATACGCACAAAGGCAACTATTCAGCTCAAGAGCTTTCACGGGTACTGGATTTGCGCCGGGCTACGTGTTGGAGCTTCAGCCAGAAGGTAGGTGATGCTATTCGCCGGCAGGTTGCTGAACATCCAGAAGATGAAAGCTGGACCCGTTTGCTACTAGATGACTCCGGCAACGAAAGCGATGAGAGCAGCGACGAAACAGCCACCTTGGCAACCGGAACTTCACACTAGCAGAGCGGCTAATCCTATCGAGTTAAGAACTCGAAAAAAAGTGGACAAAATCTTCATTTTTTTACTTGTTTTTTACCCGTCAGTTATCTCTCACCCAGATGTGACATTCAAGAGCAATTGACGTAGAAAGCGCCTGTAAAGTGGGTGACGTAAGCGTACAAAGTTTTTTGCTACGTAAGCGAAAACGCCCTTTGCAAACGTTTGGGGCGGGGTTTCCGCTTGATTTTTAAAAATAAGGTCGGGTATATTTGGGCATCCTATCGCTCTTATGTTCTGCCCCACCTATTCCTCCTCTAGCTGTGTTGTGAGTAAGCACTCACCCCAGTTACACCCATTCTACGTTTTGCTCTTATCTCGCTTGATTGCACAAAGCAAACAAGTCCCGGTTTCTACTGGCTCACCTAGCACGTTCACCAGCCTAGGATTTGCTTTGTGTAGCAACCGCCTTGCACTCCCAGTTGCTACTGTTTTTCAGCAGTACTCGAACTGCGAGAAAGTACTCCCCCTTTTTCCTTTCTGAGCTACACCTGACTGATGCGTGGCTGCATTGGCCCGGAGGCTTGCTGTCCTGGCAGCCTGGTAAGGGTATGCTCGTTGCGCTCTATCTGATTTAATTCTTTTTACGGCTGGCTTTTGCTTTCAGCGGGGAAAGCTAGCGCTATTCAATTCCCACACTTTTCTCCATCACATATGAATCGTACTCAATACTCGTATTTGGGATTACGGCGCGCAGTACCATTGGCAGCCTGCGGGCTGTTAACGCTATCCGCATCTTTTGCGGAAGCGCGAAACGCCGCTTCCGTCTCACCTCTCACCACTGTGGCTGACGTTCCGGTGTCGGGCCGCGTAACGGGAGAAAACGGCGACCCTTTGCCAGGGGTTACTATCATCGTGAAAGGCACCACACAGGGTATAACCACCAACGCTGATGGTGGCTTCGCGCTCAACGCCCCAGAAGGTTCTACGTTGATATTCAGTTACGTAGGTTTCAGCCGCAAAGAAGTAACGATTTCGGGCGCTACTACCAGCTTGAATGTTAGTCTGATAGAAGACACCCGAGCCCTGAGCGAGGTAGTAGTAGTAGGCTATGGTACGCAGGAAAGGGGCAGCGTAACAGGAGCTATTTCATCTGTTGGCTCCGCTGATATCGTGCGGCAGCCGGTACCTGATGCAACGCAGGCTATTCAAGGCAAGGTTTCGGGCGTAACTATCACCTCAAATGGGGGCGCTCCTGGCGGGGCAGCGGGCACTTCGGTGCGTGTGCGTGGCATTACCTCAGCAGGCTTCAACTCGCCCTTGTATGTAGTCGATGGTTTCCCACTGCCGGCTGCTACAGATGGCAACGGCAACGCTACCAACACCGAGCTTACCAACATCAGTCCGAATGACATCGAGACAATTGACGTTCTGAAAGATGCTTCAGCCACAGCTATTTACGGGGTACGGGCTGCAAACGGGGTAATTATTATTACCACTAAGCGGGGTAAAGCTGGTCGGACATCAATCAATTTTGATGCCTACCGGGGCGTGCAAACCGTGGCTCGTAGACTAGACCTGCTCAATGCTGAAGAGTACGCGACTATTAACAATGAAGCCCGTATTGCGGCCGGACAGCCCATTGCGCTCGAGAAGCTGCGCAATCCTTCTGCACTAGGCGAGGGCACCGATTGGCAGGACCTACTATTCCGCCGAGCCAAGATTCAGAACTATTCACTTTCTGCAACTGGCGGTAGCGAGAAAGCACAATATGCCCTTTCAGGCACTTACTACCAGCAAGACGGCATTCTCCTCGGTTCTCAAT contains:
- a CDS encoding phospho-sugar mutase, with the protein product MALTSAVLQKIDTWLNGNYDTATKDEIRQLQSQNQEDFLSDAFYRDLEFGTGGLRGVMGAGSNRMNRYTLGMATQGLCNYLLQQFAGQEIKVAVAHDSRNNSKEFARIAADIFSANGITVYLFEALRPTPELSFTIRELGCQSGCVVTASHNPKEYNGFKVYWNDGAQVVAPHDKNIIREVEAIHSVDEVKFQADESKVHLIGADIDAKYLAKVKELSINPAAIQRQHDLKIVYTPIHGTGITLVPQALAQLGFTNVHIVEQQATPDGNFPTVLSPNPEEKVAMQMALDQAKELDADIILATDPDADRVGMAVKNTAGEWVLVNGNQTAALLTYYLLSARKQAGKMTDKDFIVYTIVTSEVLGDIANSYGVKSYQTLTGFKYIAGLIRELEGKETYIGGGEESYGFMIGDFVRDKDAISACAMVAEMAAVAKDNGRTLYEEMTQMYATYGLYRENLISLTKKGQRGAEEIQEMMRDLRANPPATIAGSEVVELRDYQTGQIRDLRTGQEKPTGLEASNVLQFITADGSKISARPSGTEPKIKFYFSMKAPLSAAADFEKVEQQLNERITAIIEDLQLK
- a CDS encoding cellulase family glycosylhydrolase, whose protein sequence is MSKLIVSGVNVRQVLSMLLLLCCSWNPMVSGVAAQSLSMLRADGPTILDANNRPVVLRGINVGGWLLQESYILETDSLNSQWRIQQAMLRTMPEAAVEDFYRQYRANYITKADIDFIAKQGFNCVRLPFHYDLFLTAQQRRARTKALQNPKNVEGYVQALSTWYDQNQLFTDPKALDGFRIIDDVLNWCAANKLYVILDLHAAPGGQGADRNISDCLVPLDLWKRRDAKGRLIYQDLTVRLWEKLSARYKADARVAMYDLINEPNGMTTANGLTGNNSELNVLYSRLIDAVRKQGDQHLLMLEGNGYGNEYTNLSPDKLQSKDKRNLVYNAHRYWCPNDSQTGDPNPLQINLIHNLVAFRDQWKVPVWVGETGENSNEWFSAAVQELNARNIGWCHWTLKRVAGPTSLLRVPAYGSILTAEGRTALLRNSLFSNCTINKDVIAALTQPTVAQPFTTHTLPGTIQAADYDLGRNGTAYFDEYAARTDFTKHTPHNQGRAYRNDGVDIEAITDAASNGFAVGHTTAGEWLNYTVTIPKAGTFAVQARLVNTTKEPTKLSLKLDSKEVVTTITAASSDTWQTVSGGTVTLPAGKHILQLYVEQPGAVISWLQFTVPGKAAQGGQ
- a CDS encoding 7TM diverse intracellular signaling domain-containing protein; its protein translation is MPCPINSPKLCSLTYVWRWLWLSAIVLLPATSSIGAPFLGPEQPLQVEATRAELFIEPYNYSVLEDSTGRLTLHDVQLAKHATRFVLGSRTATNMEHPGSTYWLRLNVLAIGPQPQHWYLELFDSHLNNIIFYPDASSERGEVHTGADWPFTSRPYSYKNYLMRLPLSSNQVQTYYLRLQSGSKTSFLSRLRTEQGITEHFQTEYGLLGGFYGILLIMVVYNFCLFFFTGEQTYLRYVGYVLSCSLVFLSEDGLGFQYLWPKYPWLNKVVEVGSPPLLLLTFGYYARQFLDTAQRLPQYDRWLRTVILLTVVVLMLDALWWKSDIGIWLYTLPYGMLFYAALRVWQRGFQPARFILLSHSLVAVSVLFLLLRKLGINTFTNTYTVYSMNAAFVLEVVVLSYALGSKIKTIQESTLRAQHRLVKQLRKKQHVQEQLVEQLRQNEELKDQLNSELEKLVAQRTQELQQQGETIAAQNRELLQANGLLALQSAAIEKLNTDLQLDLQKAQTARVLSQEVDFGEFSQIYPDKDACLTYLADLKWAHGYHCRKCGHDNYCEGREPHSRRCTRCRYVESATAYTLLQKCKFSIVKAFYAVFLLHTHKGNYSAQELSRVLDLRRATCWSFSQKVGDAIRRQVAEHPEDESWTRLLLDDSGNESDESSDETATLATGTSH